AGAGCCATACTGCAGATGGGTGACGACGATGACTTCCTTGGCATCTCGCGGAGTACCTTCATTTTATGTTATTTTTGCTTAGTTGCGGCCTGCGTGCCTTGATTCAAAATGGTCTGTATCGAACCTTTTATTACATAGACTATCTCAGAGGTGTTGTATAACTTAAGGGCGTCAGTCCGCTAAAGCCGGGCAATCGCCTACTTTCTATAAAAATCCTGAATGTCTGATAATACCCCTATTAAGTGACTTTAAAGATCCGTGCAAACTTTTCTAGGGGTGCACCGAAGTCAAATCTGGCACACCCTGTTGCCTTAGCGCCAAGAAatcgaagaaaaaaaataaaatgcGTGGTGATCTCAACGATCCAAGTGCCTGTTAAAGCAGGAGATCGAGAATCCTACTGCAGTACGTCTTCGATGAGTTGTTCCTCCATGAACGATGAATCCCACGAGGGCGGCATGCACATGCACATGGGTAAGTACGTCCCTGGCCTTGTCTGGGCTGCAGCACCAGCCTATATATAAAGTTATGAACTCCTCAAACCAACAGCACGTACTGCACAGGGCAACGCCAACCAGCTTATAAACTTTTACCATGGCGAATACGAACATTAAGGTCGTGGCAATTCTCTCCATCCTTGTTTTCCTGCAGGCTTCCTGCACCGCCGGCCGGCATCTCGGCGGCACTCCGGCGGTGATGTCCTTGAACAGCTTCGGCTGGCCAGCGAGCTGCGACGGCAAGTACCACAGCGACAGCCTCTTCCTGGTATCGCTGAACTCGGGGTGGTACGGCGGTGGCATCCGGTGTGGCAAGATGATCCGCATCAGGAGCCCGGGCGGGCCCACCGTGGAGGCCATGGTCTTGGACGAGTGCGAAATCCGGGGCGGCTGCGGCCACCACGAGATGGGCACGTCGGTCGCCGTGTGGAACGCCCTCGGGATCGACCCTACTGCCGGCCCGGTGTCGGTCACCTGGTCGTATCTCAACTGAAATATGGAGGATGGTCGCGGTCGACTGTTTGCGCTTCAAAGTCACCTGCTTGCTTTGAACTTCAAGGTCTTCAACTGGGTATGCATACAAACCGTTAGTTGCTACTTAGCCGGCTTCACGGCAGAGTACGTAGCTGAATTAAACTACATGCTCCCGCGAAGAAAACAAAAGAATAAAACTACATACATGATGTTTTTTGACCCGGGCTAATCCCCTTTTCATTAAAGATATAACGGATTTACAGCCAGTTCCAAGTTCAAACAAGGGAAAGGGAAAAAGCGAGATCAAGCACTTCAGGGAAACCCGCTGTGGGTGTTCGCAATCGAAACGCCCACTACAAGGCGAAAACCCTGAAGCACCATCAACACGCAACGAACCAAACTAAAGTTAAGACCACATTACAGCCCGCACAAAGGCACCACAGGTAAGTAGGACATCAGAAACAAACTCCACACAAAAAGCTTCCAAATGTCTTGGCATCTCGGCCCGATCACTCCAAAAGGCTTCCAAATGTCTTGGCATCTCAGCCCGATCACACCACGGCGTCGCCCGCGTGTGCAGTCGCGCAGAGTCTCATCGTATCTTTAGCGTTCTCCTTCAGAATCATCGCACCACGCTCCAGCTCCATTCGCCTTTCGCCCTTCAGGAGACATGCCCAATAAGATAGGTGCATACAAGCATTGAAAACAATCTCAAAAGGAGATAACAATTTCTTGAATTCAATAGTAGCCTGGTTTCTACGATTCCAAATAGCTCAACATATAGCCGCCAGCCCCATAGTGAAATATCGTTCCCCTTGAGGAAGAAATGCATATCACCAAGAGTAAAACTGGCACAGATTGTTGGGACATAAGTCGGTCCCAAGCATCGCCCCACAGTGCGCCAGGCTACCCTTGCCACTGGACAGAGAAAGAACAAATGCAGATAGGTTTCTCTGCAATCGCAGAAAGAACAACTGGGATTGCCAGCCCAGTTCCGACGCTTCATAACATCCCTAGTCAGGACAACATCCTGGAAAAGCTGCCAAAAGGAAAATCTGGATTTTGGTAGGTAATTTGGCCCTCCAAATCCATTTATAGTCACAACCAGCAAGATCTCTCTCCAGATAAGAATACATGGATTTAGTGGTATATTTGCCTTTGGGTCCAGCAGCCCACACAATCTTATCTGGACCAGCCGAAGTGTCAATGCTGTCAACAATTTTTTTGACCTCATCGAATTGACAACACAGGTCTGCATTCAGCCTGCATCTGAACATATCTCCACCAGCACGGTTCATAAACTGAGCAACAGTATCGTCCTGATAGTTAGCAATACTGAACAAGGCCGGATAGGTGATACCCAAAGGCGGATGGGTGCCAATGGG
This sequence is a window from Aegilops tauschii subsp. strangulata cultivar AL8/78 chromosome 7, Aet v6.0, whole genome shotgun sequence. Protein-coding genes within it:
- the LOC109781773 gene encoding putative ripening-related protein 6, which translates into the protein MANTNIKVVAILSILVFLQASCTAGRHLGGTPAVMSLNSFGWPASCDGKYHSDSLFLVSLNSGWYGGGIRCGKMIRIRSPGGPTVEAMVLDECEIRGGCGHHEMGTSVAVWNALGIDPTAGPVSVTWSYLN